The Raphanus sativus cultivar WK10039 chromosome 2, ASM80110v3, whole genome shotgun sequence genome includes a region encoding these proteins:
- the LOC108818790 gene encoding cytochrome P450 79B1, producing MNTFTSNSSDLTSTTTQTSPFSNMYLLTTLQAFLAITLVMLLKKVFITDKKKPSLPPGPTGWPIIGMVPTMLKSRPVFRWLHSIMKQLNTEIACVRLGSTHVITVTCPKIAREILKQQDALFASRPMTYAQNVLSNGYKTCVITPFGEQFKKMRKVVMTELVCPARHRWLHQKRTEENDHLTAWVYNMVKNSGSVDFRFVTRHYCGNAIKKLMFGTRTFSENTAPDGGPTAEDIEHMEAMFEALGFTFSFCISDYLPMLTGLDLNGHEKIMRDSSAIMDKYHDPIIDARIKMWREGKITQIEDFLDIFISIKDEQGNPLLTADEIKPTIKELVMAAPDNPSNAVEWAMAEMVNKPEILRKAMEEIDRVVGKERLVQESDISKLNYVKAILREAFRLHPVAAFNLPHVALSDATVAGYHIPKGSQVLLSRYGLGRNPKVWADPLSFKPERHLNECSEVTLTENDLRFISFSTGKRGCAAPALGTALTTMLLARLLQGFTWKLPENETRVELMESSHDMFLAKPLVMVGELRLPEHLYPTVK from the exons ATGAACACTTTTACCTCAAACTCTTCGGATCTCACTTCCACTACAACTCAAACGTCTCCGTTTAGCAATATGTATCTCCTCACAACGCTTCAGGCCTTTTTGGCTATAACCTTAGTGATGCTTCTCAAGAAAGTATTCATCACGGATAAAAAGAAACCGTCTCTCCCGCCAGGGCCCACCGGATGGCCGATCATCGGAATGGTTCCAACGATGCTAAAGAGCCGTCCCGTTTTCCGGTGGCTCCACAGCATCATGAAGCAGCTAAACACCGAGATAGCCTGCGTGAGGCTAGGAAGCACTCACGTGATCACCGTTACCTGCCCCAAGATAGCACGTGAGATACTCAAGCAACAAGACGCTCTATTCGCCTCAAGACCTATGACTTACGCACAGAATGTCCTCTCTAACGGATACAAAACTTGCGTGATCACTCCCTTCGGTGAACAATTCAAGAAAATGAGGAAAGTCGTGATGACCGAACTCGTTTGTCCCGCGAGACACAGGTGGCTACATCAGAAGAGAACTGAAGAGAACGATCATTTAACCGCTTGGGTATACAACATGGTTAAGAACTCTGGCTCGGTCGATTTCCGGTTCGTGACAAGGCATTACTGCGGAAACGCTATTAAGAAGCTCATGTTCGGGACAAGAACGTTCTCTGAAAACACTGCACCCGACGGTGGACCAACCGCAGAGGATATCGAGCATATGGAAGCTATGTTCGAAGCATTAGGGTTTACTTTCTCCTTCTGTATCTCTGATTATCTACCTATGCTCACGGGACTTGATCTTAACGGCCACGAGAAGATCATGAGAGACTCAAGTGCTATTATGGACAAGTATCACGATCCGATCATTGACGCAAGGATCAAGATGTGGAGAGAAGGAAAGATAACTCAAATCGAGGATTTTCTTGACATTTTCATTTCCATCAAGGATGAACAAGGCAACCCCTTGCTTACCGCCGATGAGATCAAGCCCACCATTAAG GAGCTTGTTATGGCGGCGCCAGATAATCCATCAAACGCCGTAGAATGGGCCATGGCGGAGATGGTGAACAAACCTGAGATTCTCCGCAAAGCAATGGAAGAAATCGACAGAGTTGTAGGAAAAGAAAGACTTGTCCAAGAATCCGACATCTCAAAACTAAACTACGTCAAAGCTATTCTCCGTGAAGCTTTCCGTCTCCATCCCGTCGCCGCCTTTAACCTCCCACACGTGGCGCTTTCCGACGCAACCGTCGCCGGATACCACATCCCCAAAGGAAGTCAAGTCCTTCTTAGCCGATATGGGCTGGGCCGTAACCCGAAAGTTTGGGCCGACCCACTGAGCTTTAAACCGGAGAGACATCTCAACGAATGCTCGGAAGTTACTTTGACGGAGAACGATCTCCGGTTTATATCGTTTAGTACCGGGAAAAGAGGTTGTGCTGCTCCGGCCTTAGGTACGGCGCTGACCACGATGTTGCTTGCGAGACTTCTACAAGGTTTCACTTGGAAGCTGCCGGAGAATGAGACGCGTGTTGAGCTGATGGAGTCTAGTCATGATATGTTTTTGGCTAAACCATTGGTTATGGTCGGTGAGTTGAGACTACCGGAGCATCTTTACCCGACGGTGAAGTGA
- the LOC108826820 gene encoding pentatricopeptide repeat-containing protein At4g39952, mitochondrial has translation MLMLKRACLLFKPTRLVTVRTISSSSYIDGHIRVILRDQISTLESLRKHNALIITGGNSDNIFVASKLIASYASFGKPNLSSKVFHSVRRRDVFLWNSIIKAHFSNGDYPKGLSFFFSMLLSGQSLDHFTAPMVVSACAELSWYDVGRFVHGLVSKHGGFERDCAVGASFVYFYSKCGRLEDACHVFDEMPERDVFAWTAVISGHVQNGESERGLEYLCKMHSVGSESDDEKMNARTLECGFQACVNLGALEEGRCLHGFAVKNGLASSKSSIFSLYTKCGTSAEAYLSFRELGDDQGDVFSWTSVIASLARSGNVEGSFGMFWEMQRKGIQPDGVVVSCLINELGKMMLVAQGKALHGFVVRRCFSLDGTVCSSLLSMYCKFEFLSVAEKLFCRICEEEGNKEAWNTMVKGYGKMKCEVKCIELFRKILNLGVEIDSASLVSVISSCSHIGAGLLGKSLHCYAVKTSFDLTTSVVNSLIDLYGKMGDLTVAWRMFCEADKTTVVTWNAMIASYVHCERSDKAIALFDRMISENFKPSSVTLVTVLMACANTGSLERGQKIHRYITETEHEMNLSLTTALIDMYAKCGQLEKSRKLFNAADQKDAVCWNVMISGYGMHGDVESAIELFEHMEASVIEPTGPTFLALLSACTHAGLVEQGKGLFHKMEQYNVKPSLKHYSCLVDLLSRSGSLEEAEATVMSMPFSPDGAIWGTMLSSCMTHEEYEMGIRMAELAVGSDPQNDGYYIMLANMYSAAGKWEEAERAREVMKESGVGKKAGHSVVY, from the coding sequence ATGCTAATGCTGAAACGAGCCTGTCTCCTCTTCAAACCCACCAGACTTGTTACTGTACGAACAATCTCTTCGTCAAGCTACATCGATGGCCATATCAGAGTGATTCTCCGTGATCAAATCTCGACTCTAGAATCTCTGCGTAAACACAACGCTCTCATCATCACAGGAGGAAACTCAGACAACATCTTCGTCGCTTCGAAACTAATCGCATCTTACGCTTCTTTCGGGAAACCCAATCTCTCTTCCAAAGTCTTCCACTCGGTTCGTCGAAGAGATGTGTTTCTATGGAACTCCATCATCAAAGCACATTTCTCCAACGGAGATTATCCAAAAGGGctgtctttcttcttctcgatgTTACTGTCTGGTCAATCCCTTGATCATTTCACTGCTCCGATGGTTGTCTCCGCTTGTGCGGAGCTCTCGTGGTACGATGTTGGAAGATTCGTTCACGGGTTGGTTTCGAAACACGGAGGCTTCGAACGAGACTGCGCGGTGGGAGCttcctttgtttatttttaCTCAAAGTGTGGGCGTTTAGAAGATGCGTGTCAcgtgttcgacgaaatgcctgAGAGAGACGTTTTTGCTTGGACTGCGGTTATATCTGGGCATGTTCAGAACGGGGAGAGCGAGAGAGGTCTTGAGTATCTCTGCAAGATGCATAGCGTTGGTTCTGAATCTGATGACGAGAAGATGAATGCCAGAACATTGGAATGTGGATTCCAAGCTTGTGTAAATTTGGGAGCTTTGGAGGAAGGAAGGTGTCTTCATGGTTTTGCGGTTAAAAACGGTTTAGCTTCTTCCAAGTCTTCGATTTTTTCCTTGTATACAAAATGTGGGACTTCAGCTGAGGCGTATCTTTCTTTCCGTGAGCTTGGTGATGATCAAGGAGATGTGTTTTCATGGACATCGGTTATAGCTTCACTGGCGAGATCGGGGAACGTGGAGGGAAGTTTCGGTATGTTTTGGGAAATGCAGAGGAAGGGTATACAGCCAGATGGGGTTGTCGTTAGTTGTTTGATTAATGAGTTAGGTAAGATGATGCTTGTCGCTCAAGGTAAAGCCTTGCACGGGTTTGTGGTAAGGCGTTGTTTTTCTTTAGACGGTACAGTTTGCAGTTCGTTGTTGTCCATGTACTGCAAATTTGAGTTTCTCTCTGTGGCTGAGAAGCTTTTCTGTAGGATTTGTGAGgaagaaggaaacaaagaagcTTGGAATACAATGGTTAAAGGCTACGGTAAAATGAAATGTGAGGTGAAGTGTATCGAGTTATTTAGAAAGATTCTGAACCTTGGCGTTGAGATTGACTCTGCTAGCTTGGTTTCTGTCATATCTTCATGTTCCCACATAGGAGCCGGGCTACTAGGGAAGTCGCTGCATTGCTATGCTGTCAAAACTAGCTTTGATCTCACTACTTCAGTGGTCAATTCCCTCATTGATTTGTATGGAAAGATGGGAGATTTGACTGTCGCTTGGAGGATGTTCTGTGAAGCAGATAAGACCACCGTTGTAACTTGGAACGCAATGATTGCGTCTTATGTTCACTGCGAGCGATCCGACAAGGCCATTGCGTTGTTCGACAGAATGATCTCTGAGAATTTCAAACCCAGCTCAGTAACTTTGGTGACTGTGCTAATGGCTTGTGCCAATACCGGATCTCTGGAGAGAGGGCAAAAGATTCATCGGTACATCACTGAAACAGAGCACGAGATGAATCTTTCTCTCACAACTGCTCTGATAGACATGTACGCGAAATGTGGACAGCTTGAGAAGTCAAGAAAACTGTTCAACGCTGCAGATCAAAAGGATGCGGTTTGCTGGAACGTAATGATCTCAGGTTACGGAATGCACGGAGACGTGGAATCAGCCATAGAGCTGTTTGAACATATGGAAGCGTCTGTTATCGAACCAACCGGGCCTACATTTCTCGCGCTTCTATCGGCTTGCACGCACGCCGGTCTAGTCGAACAAGGCAAAGGCCTTTTCCACAAGATGGAACAGTACAACGTGAAACCGAGCTTGAAGCATTACTCGTGTCTGGTGGATCTTCTATCCCGGTCCGGTAGTTTGGAGGAAGCTGAAGCCACGGTGATGTCAATGCCGTTCTCACCAGATGGGGCTATATGGGGAACAATGTTGAGCTCGTGCATGACTCATGAGGAGTATGAGATGGGGATAAGAATGGCAGAGCTTGCGGTTGGTAGTGATCCGCAGAACGATGGGTATTATATAATGCTTGCGAACATGTACAGCGCTGCTGGTAAGTGGGAAGAGGCGGAAAGGGCAAGAGAGGTGATGAAGGAAAGTGGTGTTGGGAAGAAAGCTGGACATAGTGTAGTCTATTAG